Proteins from a genomic interval of Bradyrhizobium sp. CCBAU 53340:
- a CDS encoding branched-chain amino acid ABC transporter permease LivH (LivHMGF is the membrane component of the LIV-I/LS branched-chain amino acid transporter), translated as MDYFTQQLINGLVLGSIYGLIAIGYTMVYGIVGMINFAHGDIFMIGGFIALISFLLLVSLGLTAIPLILLVVLLVAMAVTALYGWTVERIAYRPLRHSFRLAPMLSAIGMSFVLTNYSQVAQGARVKPVPPIITGGYTLHEGPEGFAVQLSNMQIMVVLVTIVLLAIFTWLVSRTRLGRDMRACEQDQTMAALLGVDVDRTISMTFVIGAALAAVAGMMYLLYYGQVDFFMGFVAGIKAFTAAVLGGIGSLPGAVLGGLAIGLIETFWSAYFSVEYKDVAAFSILIIVLIFMPTGLLGRPEVEKV; from the coding sequence ATGGATTATTTCACCCAGCAGCTCATCAACGGCCTCGTGCTTGGCTCCATCTACGGCCTGATCGCGATCGGCTACACGATGGTCTACGGCATCGTCGGCATGATCAATTTCGCCCATGGCGACATCTTCATGATCGGCGGCTTCATCGCACTGATCTCCTTCCTGCTCCTGGTCTCGCTCGGTCTGACCGCGATCCCACTGATCCTGCTGGTCGTTCTGCTGGTCGCGATGGCAGTCACCGCACTCTATGGCTGGACGGTCGAGCGCATCGCCTATCGGCCGCTGCGGCACTCCTTCCGTCTCGCACCGATGTTGTCGGCGATCGGCATGTCCTTCGTGCTGACGAACTATTCGCAAGTCGCGCAGGGCGCGCGCGTCAAGCCCGTGCCGCCGATCATCACGGGAGGCTATACGCTGCATGAAGGTCCCGAAGGTTTTGCGGTGCAGCTCTCCAACATGCAGATCATGGTCGTGCTAGTGACCATCGTGCTGCTGGCCATATTCACCTGGCTTGTCTCGCGGACACGGCTCGGCCGCGACATGCGGGCCTGCGAGCAGGACCAGACCATGGCGGCGCTGCTCGGTGTCGACGTCGATCGAACCATTTCCATGACTTTCGTGATCGGCGCGGCGCTCGCCGCAGTCGCGGGCATGATGTACCTTCTCTATTACGGCCAGGTCGATTTCTTCATGGGCTTCGTCGCTGGCATCAAGGCATTCACGGCCGCCGTGCTCGGCGGCATCGGCTCGCTGCCCGGCGCGGTGCTGGGCGGGCTCGCGATCGGCCTGATCGAAACCTTCTGGTCGGCCTATTTCTCGGTGGAGTACAAGGACGTCGCCGCCTTCTCGATCCTGATCATCGTCCTGATTTTCATGCCGACCGGTCTGCTGGGCCGGCCCGAAGTCGAAAAAGTCTGA
- the livM gene encoding high-affinity branched-chain amino acid ABC transporter permease LivM yields the protein MTAIPTETTHVSRTSGIPFILKKAFLSACVALVLFSLMIGIRTEAGPDGQLTFWTRFGDLASIVGVVFGGSILIELLRQWIGPSGAEKLVPPAVQQGISLAGRFLGPALLVFTLFVPVIFYNQRYILDLAILVLTYVMLGWGLNVVVGLAGLLDLGYVAFYAVGAYSYALLATNFGWSFWVCLPLAGMLAACWGVMLGFPVLRLRGDYLAIVTLAFGEIIRLVIINWQDLTGGPNGVSGIPRPTLFGIPLDNSDDGLAAKLGIDYSPTHRIVFLFYLILALALLTNWVTIRLRRLPIGRAWEALREDEVACRALGINTTTTKLTAFATGAMFGGFAGAFFATRQGFISPESFTFQESALVLAIVVLGGMGSQLGVALAALTMIGGFELFRGLETYRMLVFGMAMVLIMIWRPRGIIGHRAPTVYLTKAQAISSDLVKEGHG from the coding sequence GTGACAGCCATTCCAACCGAAACCACGCATGTCAGCCGCACCTCCGGCATCCCCTTCATCCTGAAAAAAGCCTTCCTCAGCGCATGCGTTGCGCTGGTGCTGTTCTCGCTCATGATCGGCATCCGCACCGAGGCCGGTCCCGACGGACAACTGACCTTCTGGACCCGGTTCGGCGATCTCGCCTCCATCGTCGGTGTCGTGTTCGGCGGCTCCATCTTGATTGAATTGCTGCGACAGTGGATCGGGCCGAGCGGGGCCGAGAAGCTCGTGCCGCCCGCCGTGCAACAAGGCATCTCGCTGGCAGGCCGCTTCCTCGGACCGGCGCTGCTCGTCTTCACCCTGTTCGTCCCGGTGATCTTCTACAATCAGCGCTACATCCTCGACCTCGCGATCCTCGTGCTCACCTATGTGATGCTCGGCTGGGGCCTCAATGTTGTAGTTGGGCTCGCCGGCCTGCTCGACCTCGGCTATGTCGCCTTCTACGCGGTGGGCGCCTACTCCTACGCGCTGCTGGCCACCAATTTCGGCTGGTCGTTCTGGGTCTGCCTGCCGCTTGCGGGCATGCTGGCCGCCTGCTGGGGCGTGATGCTCGGCTTTCCGGTGCTTCGGCTTCGTGGCGACTATCTCGCTATCGTGACACTGGCCTTCGGCGAGATCATCCGGCTTGTCATCATCAATTGGCAGGACCTGACCGGCGGACCGAACGGCGTCTCAGGCATTCCACGCCCCACTTTGTTCGGCATCCCACTCGACAACAGCGACGACGGGCTGGCCGCAAAGCTCGGCATCGACTACTCGCCGACCCATCGCATCGTCTTCCTGTTCTATCTGATCCTGGCGCTGGCACTGCTCACTAACTGGGTGACGATCCGTCTGCGGCGCCTGCCGATCGGCCGCGCCTGGGAGGCGTTGCGCGAGGACGAAGTCGCCTGCCGCGCACTCGGCATCAACACGACGACCACCAAGCTGACCGCCTTCGCAACCGGTGCGATGTTCGGCGGCTTCGCCGGCGCGTTCTTCGCCACCCGCCAGGGCTTCATCAGCCCGGAGTCCTTCACTTTCCAGGAATCGGCGCTGGTGCTCGCCATCGTCGTGCTCGGTGGCATGGGCTCGCAGCTCGGCGTGGCGCTTGCCGCACTCACCATGATCGGCGGTTTCGAGCTATTCCGCGGACTCGAGACCTACCGCATGCTGGTGTTCGGCATGGCGATGGTGCTGATCATGATCTGGCGGCCGCGCGGCATCATCGGCCATCGTGCGCCGACCGTGTATCTGACCAAGGCGCAAGCCATCTCCTCCGACCTCGTCAAGGAGGGCCACGGATGA
- a CDS encoding (2Fe-2S)-binding protein, whose amino-acid sequence MAKISLIVNGNPVTGNVDPRTLLVQFLRENLRLTGTHVGCDTSQCGACVVHLDGKAVKSCTTLAVMADGHEVKTIEGLADDGAPLHPMQEAFREHHGLQCGFCTPGMIMTAIDIVHRKGHELDDHTIREELEGNLCRCTGYQNIVASIAAGAKAMAKSDLA is encoded by the coding sequence ATGGCAAAAATCTCCCTCATCGTGAACGGCAATCCTGTTACCGGCAATGTCGACCCGCGGACGCTGCTGGTGCAGTTCCTGCGCGAGAATCTGCGGCTGACCGGCACCCATGTCGGCTGCGACACCTCGCAGTGCGGCGCCTGCGTCGTGCATCTCGACGGCAAGGCCGTGAAGTCCTGCACCACGCTGGCCGTGATGGCCGACGGCCATGAGGTCAAGACCATCGAGGGACTGGCCGACGACGGCGCGCCGCTGCATCCGATGCAGGAGGCCTTCCGCGAGCACCATGGCCTGCAATGCGGCTTCTGCACGCCCGGCATGATCATGACCGCGATCGACATCGTGCATCGCAAGGGCCACGAGCTCGACGACCATACGATCCGGGAAGAACTCGAAGGCAACCTCTGCCGCTGCACCGGCTACCAGAACATCGTCGCCTCGATCGCCGCCGGCGCCAAGGCGATGGCGAAATCCGATCTCGCGTAA
- a CDS encoding carboxymuconolactone decarboxylase family protein: MDDQTRRDAGMTVRRKVLGNAWVDKSIANRNAFNTDFQDMITRYAWGEIWTRPHFDERTRRVLVIGTMVALGQWDEFRLHVRAALAEGGFTPDDIKEILLQQAIYCGVPAANHAVKEASAIVQELGLIKA, from the coding sequence ATGGACGACCAGACGCGCCGCGATGCCGGCATGACCGTACGCCGCAAGGTGCTAGGCAATGCATGGGTCGACAAGTCGATTGCAAACCGCAACGCCTTCAATACCGACTTCCAGGACATGATCACCCGCTACGCCTGGGGCGAGATCTGGACGCGGCCGCATTTCGACGAACGCACGCGCCGCGTGCTTGTCATCGGCACCATGGTCGCGCTCGGACAATGGGACGAATTCCGCCTGCACGTGCGCGCAGCGCTGGCCGAGGGCGGCTTCACCCCCGACGACATCAAGGAAATCCTGTTGCAGCAGGCGATCTATTGCGGCGTCCCGGCGGCGAACCACGCCGTCAAGGAAGCCTCAGCGATTGTGCAGGAGCTCGGCCTTATCAAGGCCTAG
- a CDS encoding 3-carboxy-cis,cis-muconate cycloisomerase, whose translation MSTALSPLLAPMLSSTAMRTVCDDRTTLQNMLDFEATLARAEAATGVIPASAAGPIEAACKAETFDMTALAEAATRSGNLAIPLVKMLTANVGKADSEAARYVHWGATSQDVIDTATMLGLRAAIDALDADLNRAIKGFAALARAHRNTAMVARTWLQHALPMPFGLKAAEYASSLARARCRLRRLRREGLALQFGGAAGTLAALGDKGLAVAERLAQELNLPLPEAPWHTHRDRIAEAASSFAILAGSCGKIARDVSLMMQTDVGEAFEPAGEGRGGSSTMPHKRNPVAAASALGCATMAPQLVATILAAQVQDHERSAGPWHAEWPTLPQLMLVTSGALAAIVDIAEGLDVDAARMRSNLDATHGLIMAEAVTFALADKIGKSEAHHLIEGASKRAVAEKKHLREILAADSQVTAHLTPEKIAALFEPMAYQGASQALIDRLLDNLDREQS comes from the coding sequence ATGAGCACAGCCCTCTCCCCCCTGCTTGCGCCGATGCTGTCGAGCACAGCCATGCGCACCGTCTGCGACGACCGGACCACGCTGCAGAACATGCTCGATTTCGAGGCAACCTTGGCTCGGGCCGAGGCTGCCACAGGCGTGATTCCCGCATCCGCGGCGGGACCGATCGAAGCGGCCTGCAAGGCCGAGACCTTCGACATGACGGCCTTGGCCGAGGCCGCGACCCGGTCGGGTAATCTTGCGATCCCGCTGGTCAAGATGCTGACCGCCAATGTCGGCAAGGCCGACAGCGAGGCCGCGCGCTACGTGCATTGGGGCGCGACCAGCCAGGACGTGATCGACACCGCAACCATGCTCGGCTTGCGCGCGGCCATCGATGCGCTTGACGCCGACCTCAACCGCGCCATCAAGGGCTTTGCCGCGCTCGCCCGCGCCCATCGCAACACCGCGATGGTGGCGCGAACCTGGCTCCAGCATGCGCTGCCGATGCCGTTCGGGCTCAAGGCCGCCGAATATGCCTCCAGCCTCGCCCGGGCCCGCTGCCGCCTGCGCCGGCTTCGCCGCGAGGGCCTCGCCCTGCAATTCGGCGGCGCCGCCGGTACGCTCGCAGCTCTCGGCGACAAGGGGCTCGCGGTCGCCGAACGGCTTGCCCAGGAGCTGAACCTGCCACTGCCCGAAGCGCCCTGGCACACCCATCGCGACCGCATCGCGGAAGCCGCTTCGAGCTTTGCGATTCTTGCCGGAAGTTGCGGCAAGATCGCGCGCGACGTCTCGCTGATGATGCAGACCGATGTCGGCGAAGCGTTCGAGCCTGCCGGCGAAGGCCGCGGCGGCTCCTCGACCATGCCGCACAAGCGTAACCCAGTCGCGGCCGCAAGCGCCCTTGGCTGCGCGACCATGGCCCCGCAGCTTGTCGCGACGATTCTTGCGGCCCAGGTGCAGGACCATGAGCGCAGCGCCGGCCCCTGGCATGCGGAATGGCCGACATTGCCGCAATTGATGCTGGTCACGTCAGGCGCGCTTGCCGCCATCGTCGACATCGCCGAAGGGCTGGACGTCGACGCCGCGCGCATGCGCAGCAATCTCGATGCAACGCATGGGCTGATCATGGCGGAAGCCGTCACCTTTGCGCTGGCCGACAAGATCGGCAAGAGCGAGGCGCATCATCTCATCGAAGGCGCGAGCAAGCGCGCGGTCGCCGAGAAGAAGCATCTGCGCGAAATTCTCGCCGCCGATTCGCAGGTGACCGCGCATCTGACGCCAGAGAAAATTGCGGCATTGTTCGAGCCGATGGCCTATCAAGGTGCGTCACAAGCCTTGATCGATCGCCTGCTCGACAACCTCGACCGCGAACAGAGCTAA
- the pcaD gene encoding 3-oxoadipate enol-lactonase has translation MPMIDADGCLINVSVEGRDGGPTLMLSNSLGCTLQMWEPQMKALTQVFRVIRYDRRGHGKSNVPPAPYTMERFGRDVLAILDDLNIEKVHWCGLSMGGMVGQWLGANAPERFGKLILANTSCYYAEPTKWLERIEAVKKGGIAAVADGVIAGWLTQDFREREPEITARMKSMLLATPVEGYLACCEALSTLDQRALLPKIKSPTLVIAGRHDQATPISAGELIRSNIPGASMTIIDAAHISNVEQPHAFTDAVVGFLTQR, from the coding sequence ATGCCCATGATCGATGCCGACGGTTGCCTGATCAACGTCTCCGTCGAGGGTCGCGACGGCGGGCCGACCCTGATGCTCTCCAACTCGCTCGGCTGCACGCTGCAGATGTGGGAGCCGCAGATGAAGGCCCTGACGCAGGTATTCCGCGTTATCCGCTACGACCGCCGCGGCCACGGTAAGTCCAACGTCCCGCCCGCCCCCTATACGATGGAGCGCTTCGGCCGCGACGTGCTGGCGATCCTCGACGATCTCAACATCGAGAAGGTGCATTGGTGCGGCCTGTCGATGGGCGGCATGGTCGGGCAATGGCTGGGCGCCAATGCGCCTGAAAGATTTGGCAAGCTCATCCTCGCCAACACCTCCTGCTACTACGCCGAGCCGACCAAATGGCTGGAGCGCATCGAGGCGGTGAAGAAGGGCGGCATCGCGGCGGTCGCCGACGGCGTGATCGCGGGCTGGCTGACGCAGGATTTTCGCGAGCGCGAGCCCGAGATCACCGCCAGGATGAAATCGATGCTGCTCGCGACCCCGGTCGAGGGCTATTTGGCCTGCTGCGAGGCGCTGTCGACGCTGGACCAGCGGGCACTGCTGCCCAAGATCAAGAGCCCGACGCTGGTGATCGCCGGCCGCCACGACCAGGCAACCCCGATCTCGGCGGGCGAATTGATCCGCTCCAACATTCCCGGCGCCAGCATGACCATCATCGACGCCGCCCACATTTCCAATGTCGAGCAGCCGCACGCGTTCACCGACGCGGTGGTGGGATTTTTGACGCAGCGCTAG
- a CDS encoding carbon monoxide dehydrogenase subunit G — MAMTMNGEVQLAAPREAVWDKLNDPAVLKACIPGCEELEKTDDGGFRATAKMKVGPVSARFKGKVMLSDLDPPNGYKISGEGEGGVAGFAKGGATVKLAEKDGGTLLSYDVEAQIGGKLAQLGQRLINGAAKKLADEFFANFAKAVQG; from the coding sequence ATGGCCATGACAATGAACGGCGAAGTCCAGCTAGCGGCGCCGCGCGAGGCCGTGTGGGACAAGCTCAACGACCCCGCGGTGCTGAAGGCCTGCATTCCCGGCTGCGAAGAGCTGGAGAAGACCGACGACGGCGGCTTTCGCGCGACGGCAAAAATGAAGGTCGGACCGGTCTCGGCGCGCTTCAAGGGCAAGGTGATGCTCTCAGATCTCGATCCGCCGAACGGCTACAAGATCTCTGGTGAAGGCGAGGGCGGCGTGGCCGGGTTTGCCAAGGGCGGGGCAACCGTGAAGCTTGCCGAGAAGGATGGCGGCACGCTCCTCTCCTATGATGTCGAGGCGCAGATCGGCGGCAAGTTGGCGCAGCTCGGGCAGCGCCTGATCAACGGTGCCGCCAAGAAGCTGGCCGACGAGTTTTTCGCGAATTTCGCCAAGGCGGTACAGGGCTGA